In Centroberyx gerrardi isolate f3 chromosome 7, fCenGer3.hap1.cur.20231027, whole genome shotgun sequence, the sequence GGAAGCGTTAGGGTGGACTGCTAACTTGCTTATTTGTAATGACGACAACAATGTAAAATCCCCCCCCAGTGGAGAGGTAGGCAAAGCGAAGAAAGATCCAACAGAACCAGCAGTGTTGCCTTTTCTGATTGTTTCTCAACTGTTAcctattcattttatttatcccTCTTGTGTTTGTGGCAGGGGCTCAAGGAGAAGGGGCGCGGGTCGTGGCTGTTCAGTTAGTTTGGTATCTTTCTGAAGGTGTAGTGACACATTTTCAGTCTTTGCAGGTTGAGGCATTGGTTTTCCCGTTGAGGTACTGAATCTGCTAGGCTCCCTTTTTTTGAACGGGTCCTCTCTACAAGCTTCTCAAAGAGCGATTGTCGTATCTTGTCACCCTagtccctccccccccccccccccccccctctccatctctccatcccgaATCTGTCCAAGCAATACCAAGTCCAACAGACGTGCCTATCATAACGCCAACTGGTTGCAAAACCGTGTCGAAAGCATTGGTGCAGAGCTTTGGCTATGGTGGCATTAGCCCTTGTGCCCATTTTGGTTGAAAGCTTGACACTCTCTGCACCTGCCTTTGTCTGCTCAATGTGGCATGATTACTGGGTAGATGACGCTCTCGCTGCTCGCAGTCGAGGCGGCGGTGACCTCTTTGAtcagagtaaaaaaaatgatttatcaCATTAAACTTCATCTAGGTCTTACTCTTTTTTGGGACCTGTGAGAAATGGTATACATGAGCTCTGCATTTAaagtctgtctttctcttagCTGAATTTATTAGAGCGTTTTAAAACCCTTTTGGTGATCATTTTGTCCTTTTATGTCAatctctgtgcttgtgtgttatTTAGTGCTCAAGGGTGGGTTAAAAAGCTGTGATATGGCAGCAACTAACATTGTGGTCACACACTCCTGACTATTGTTTATTTAATTCATAGTACATTTATACATGTATATTGATATATATGATAGAGAACGTGAAATATCCATCTTTTTCAACATTGTCTCATAGCTGTGAAACCGAAATTAAGATTTCATAAATAAACAAGTATGAATTCTGCCAAATTTGCAACCTGAGAACATTGCAAAGTTTTCTGTATGTAACTATGATGGTGGTGGATTTTAATACGCAAAAAAGTAGCAAAACGTTTCAGCAAATTGTGCATGTTATTTTTGTACAATATCACTTTTAAAGAGAGATGGCAGAGCATTAAGCTTTATTTGTGTTGAGGTACCTGAGATTGTGGATAACGTGGTGACTATTGACATGGACTCTCGCTGCCCTATTTTGAAGATGGAACAAGACCCAGTTAAATATGTCAGAAATCCTGCGTTCTTAGGGGCTTTGTTCATTATTCAGCTGTAGGGTGACAGTTTGCAGATAATTGTCACTTCACTAGTTCTTCTCACCTTGataattgtgttttgttttgttttcccccctctcttgtATATACCCTTACATGTAACGCCTTCAAATAGACTTGCAGTCCAACCAAATTTTTAGGACTGTCAAGATTGgaatgttttgtttcctttttttcagCTTTCTATGTAACAAATTGAACTAAGGAAGCTATTCTGAAGCTGTCCCCTGACTTTCCCTTTTGCCAAGTTTATTTTCGTGGATGCAAGACAATCGCAGACCAAATCTTATTGCTGGTTTGTTGACTGAACACGTTGTTTTGGTTTAATGAAGGATGTATGCTTTTGCCCCCACCCTCCATAAGCCCTAGGTGCTAGACTTTGTCCATCTCACTAAATGCTTTTCTGTGAATTGTTTGATGTGCATCAATCTATTTGTCATAAGGTCTTGTAACATGGCTTATTTTGGAGAATGTTTTCCAGTCTAAATGATTTGAATAGGCTTAAGTAATTATTTTGGCAGTCTCTTGATGTAATTGAGATAAAATGCAGGATGCCTTTGAATGTCTTGAATTGTCTGATGGAGATGTTTCAATGCTATTTTGAAACAAATGATGTGTATTTTATAGAATTCATGTTTCTCCGAGGAGCTTGGTTTTTCTTGCATGTGGTAAAACAGCCTGACAGCAAGAGATCCCCCGGACCTGGGACATGTTTGAGAAACTACTCTGTTTCCACAGCCCACTTTATATTTTGCTAGTCTCATTGCCGTGTACGGTTTGGTTTGTTAGAACATCACACTGGGCAGTGGAGCGGATCACCAACAACCGCCTCCACAGTCTTTTGCAAATATTGAAGCACACGCCACCCTTCTCAAATCTCATATGTAAAAGATTTATGCTAATGCTTGCATTATTTGAAACTTTTAAGACATGATGTAATGCTTTGAAGAGAGCACATGTAATATCCTCGGTCTTTGGTTTATGTTCTGACAAATGACTAAATCAGTGTTGGTGGGTAGAAGGCGAAGCCACTTGATCCACTTCGGACACTGAGGCCATcatattgctttttttgtttcccAAATCCAACCTCTTGTCAGTTTCTGTTCCTTCTTTTTAAATACCCCTTTTCTATCAGCTTAACACTATCAACTGCTCCGTGctcatccttttttttctcctgtgtttgCCTTCTGTTTGCATTCAGTTTCCACACGCTCTTCATTCAGACATTACACTTTTTACATCTGAGATGTTATTTTGCGTTCATATTTTCTAATTGtattttcaagaaaaaaacaaaaacaaaacatgaatctTTTCCTCCTGACCTGGGTACAGTGATTGTGTAGTCTATTGTACCTTTTGGGAAacaatactgtatatctctgcCTTTGACAGTCTTAACTATCTTACCCTCTGGAGAACTTGACAGATACCCTTAGAACACAATGAgtatgttaaaaaaatatacataaagtAATATTTTGCAAAATGTATCATTCCAATAAAGTTTTACTTGTTAAGACTAATATCTCTGGGTTGTATGTAAGCTCTCACTTCATCTCACTTATTACAATCAGGCCGGTCACATGTAAACACATAAATactaaaaatgcattttatttgtgacGTGCTCAATCCCAAAGTGCTTACAATGGAGATTTACCGTGTAACAGTCGCAGCTGAAGTGTTTGCTGCCCTCATTGCCAGATCAGAGGAACATAATTGTTTGTAGGTGGCGGCGGATGCTGTATTTTAGCAGTCCTGTCTGTTATCATGAGCATTTCAAGAGGGGGGCGGGTGCAGCTGAATGATGCAGTGCTGTGTTCATCCTGTCACAGCAGGGGATCAATTACCAACCAGATTTCAGCACCCCATTCCAAATCTACTGCCAGATTTTATGCACTACAAAATAAGAGCACTATTTGGGTTTCAGTCTGCTGTCAGATTGATTATACGGACTTAAAGTGTGGCTGTGACACTCAATATTGAGTTTATATATAGTGAACCTAtcctttgtggtatttttttttatcttctattGTGTCActaaaatattcctatagggaattgtAGTTTACTGATAATTTGTGTAGTATATTTTtaggattactgtagttcttCGGGGTATTTGATATTGTAAAGCCAAGTGAGAAAGAATGGATCATAAGACATCTAGGTCCTCCCATCGGCAGTAGATCCTCGCTGCTTGTTGACTTTACTGCTTATAGTTTCGGTAGGCCTTTCCAGACCTTGAGGCAAACTGCCACACCACGCCAAAACCCTGATGGAGCGCTGGGGTCGGGTGCGCGCGCTCGCTCCCCGGGTGCGATTTCCACCTTAAATCCCTCTTGTGGTGAAACTTTTTATTCGATCTCCGGCGGTCTACCTTAAGCGCACACGCAAACGCAGGCAGGCGTACAGCAAGGTTTCCGCTTCTCAGCCGGGCTCGGACCGCAGCTCACGAAAAACACCGTCTGTACAAGGTTGACGCactaaggtaaaaaaaaaaaaaaaaaaaaaaaaagcaaacgaACCGACCGAGCAAAAACATGTCTGAATCCAAGTACCGCGAATGGATTTTGGACACTATCGACTCGCTGCGGTCGCGGAAAGCCCGGCCGGACTTGGAGAGGATTTGCCGAATGGTCCGGAGACGACACGGGTCCGAGCCCGACCGAACCTGCGCAGAACTGGAGAAACTGATCCAGGAGCAAACCGTGCTGAAAGTTAACTACAAGGGCTCCATTTCGTACCGAAACGCCGCCAAGGTTCAGAGGAGAAGCAGGAAAAAAGACGATGTAACGACGACTGCGAGAAGGAGCGCGGTGGAAGAAGCCAGTCATTCTGACTTGAGCAACGGGGACAGCGCACTCGGTCCCGTTGACCAAGACGAGGAGACGGAGGATTTGGAGGTAACGTTAGCGCGAGGAAGCTGATGTTTTACCATCGCACATCCCATTCTCACATGTTTATCACATTATACCAAACTAACAGTTGGGAAACACGGGGTACGGGGCTGTGTGCGGTTTGCAAAAAAACGTTTTTGTCTCTACACGGGGAGTGGTGAGGGGAGTGATTGCAAGTGCACCCAAAACTGCCGCAGACGGGGAGCGGCGGTTGGACCTCGCTCGAGCGCTGCCGAGGTGGAGAAAAACCACCAACGGAAGGTGCGCGTGCAGTGTGTGGACTGTTTTACAGGGTGCCGTTTGAAAACCACTTTAAACGGAGGGCGGTTATGAACAAGCGATGCACGGGAAAAGTTGCACCGTCCTGTCCGTCCGCAACAACCCAGAGCCTCCATTATCAGCAGCCCGAAAGCGCTTTTCAAGCCCCAAACTCGGCgttgaggggaggggaggggaggggagaagggggagCTCCGTCAAGTCAGCAAGACAGAGGGGGGGTGAAACCGGAAGTAAAGCGATTCTGCTTTTAAAATACGACCGTTAAATGCAATTGGAACACGCGCTCGCCAtataggcttttattttgaaagttgtgaccGGAAATCATATGTTTTATTCTGGCTAACTTGACGCTGGTGGGAGTgggtgaaggaaaaaaaaagtctcccaAACAGTACCGCGGATGTGCGAGACCGATGTGGGGACGGTGGGACGTTGTTGGGCTGGGGGTGTTTCTGGGGGAAACGAGGGCGATCGTCCCAATCAAAAACATACCTAACGTTAAGAGAGGCTTTACCAAATACTGTTTCTGCCTGCCCGGGCGAGATTTCACCCCCTTCCGTCTACTTTCCGATATGCccatcatcattttttttctctgtataaCCGCAAGCAAATCGCTGCTTAACAGTGCCAAAGTACTTATAATGAATGTATCTGTAGTTCGTTTATGCAAACTACATCTCTTTTTCGTGTGATGGACTATTACCGACGCAGTGCATAAAACATTCCGAGTCGAACCCCTAGGTCCATTATCGGACACACTGCCAACCCCCGGTCGCGGCTAATGTTTagtgtttgctgttgttttggcCTTTCCCGGCCCGTACAGCAATGGCATCACTTCTCAGGTTTTCCTCAGATATTTGTTGATAATATGGGGGTATGGGCTACAGCACTGCGCACGGACATAAGGCTTAAGAGCCGGGACAACACAAGTAACCACGACCGCAAACTGTCCGTCCAGCGCTAGCTTACGCGGATGCGCCTGTCCGATTTGGATGAAGCGGGGATCAAATTGACTTTGTTCTCCGAAACGTGTGTGTATCGTAACCAAAATGAGCATGTGCATGGGTAAACCAGTTTGAATAGTTTGGACTGAGTGTTTGTGGGCGGTCGTCGTTCACATTTTAtgagaaaaggggaaagaagCAGCGTGAGACAAGGACGTGTCCGATAATGAACGCATTCGCAGTAGTCTTTTTGTTCCGTCGCTGGGAAAACGTTGACCCGGTGCAAAGTCAAAGTAGGTTGGCCATCGAGGCAGCCGGCTCGCCTGGATAGGAATTCGCTACATTGATCTGCGTGCCGCGGCTCGGCCCGGGGAAGCGCTCCGTTAAAGGCCAGAGGGACAATGGCGCGAGCTCTTTACCGCGGCTCCTCAACTCCATGCGCACTTTGGGAggaaatttgagaaaaacaaaaaaaaaacgcctcCCCTCGGCCCTTTATATGCTCCTGTGTTAGAATTAACATTCAAGAAGGCCTCTAGACAGGGACGCACCGAGCACATCGGTAGTTTTTTATGAGCCGATATCAGAATTATGGATGTAGAATTGACGGGGGCATGAATACCGCGGATCTTTCTGTAGCTGTATCTCAATGAAAGTTATGTGATATCTAGTCCGATGGCGAAATGCCATAGCCTACAAGCGGCTCTTTTTCAGAGGAGCGGGGCGGGCTTAGTTGCGCTCTTGCACTCGGCTGGGTCTTGGACACGCAGTCGCACACAAGCTCGTTTTTTACTCGGGGAACCATCGACAAAACCCCCCAGCGAACGCATTGAGTGTTTGTCTTAAAACTAGTTACATGCAAGCAGATCGCATTTGATTTCAGTGTTTGATTGTGTGGAAACTCGATTGTGGTCGACGGGCTCACAGATTGTCTGTGGAGTGAACGCTGTGTGTACCGCGGAGAGGGACGAGACATTCAAAGGCAATTATTTACCACCACAGCGGTCAAATTGCGACATCTGTATGAGCGTGTTTCATGTGACACACTCAGCCTGCAATTAGTACATGACAGCAATCCCCTGCAACCTTGCTAGGCTTAGGGGTTTTGCGGTCGAAATAAAGCTTTTATTATCCAAGTTGCATGCAGTCAGAAATGCATCTATCCGATCTGTTTCTCAGTACAGGCGTGAAGAAATTATAGTGTATAAGCATTCATTATTAATAATTTGCGTTGTTGTCATATAATGAACTTGATTTTCCGATGGTGGACTCGCTCCCACAGAATTAAATGCGTTTCTTCTTTTCCCCTCCCCCCGGCTTGTTGTCACCCATGTGTTGATCCAAACATAGATTAGGGCGCTGCTTAGTTCTACACCCACTTAATAGCCTAGTTCtgattgttttttatatatatatgtgtatgggATTACATCACGTAATCAGTGATGGAGAGGCTCCTATCAAATCTAATGGTTAGAAATCTTGTGTTGCTCCTGTTTTGCAGGCAGATGGCTCTATGGCTATGGACACGGACAGTAatgcagaggaagagggggcAGATGAGAGCCGGGATGGGCAGGACGGGCCCTCTCCTGGCCGTACATATGAGGATGCTGCTGTGCAGTGTGCTCAGGACCGAGCCGTCTCTGccccctgctctccctctggCTCTCGGCCCGGCCCCGGCCCGGGTCTGGACTGCGTCCCTGCCCAGAAGGCTAGTGAGAGGCCCAGCTCCTTGCCCCCCTCCAGCCCCAGGGCCCTCATACACAATGACTGGGCTTatgatgctgctgtctgccCAGCAGAGCGCCAGCACCCAGGAATGCAGAGAGACAAAGGTATTCACACTGGCCAGACACTGTCTATTATGCACACCCGACATATAGGCAAATGGAGCACTCTAATGTCGTTTCAAGTGTAAGTTTTGTGCTTAGCTTTTGCACTGGGTAGTATATGAAATAGGGATGGGATCTATGAGCCAACTAGATGATTAATTGCTGGGTGACATACCGGTCGACAGTAGAAATACTTGGAGATACTAGGAGAAAAGTACTAAATTTCCATGGCTCATCAATGCACAGATACATTTGCAGTTTACATATATCTGCAGTAAAAAATTCACTCATTCACCAGTTTGTACCGGTGATGCATGCTTAATCACCCATACAATGTATTACACACATTTCAGCACCCTCACTTCACCTTGCATTTGCTTTCGATTTTTAGACTAATCATGTAGATAACTTTAGATGAATTAGCGCTAGAATTAGTCAAGACTCTCACTCCTAATATGAGTGATTAGGTTTTAAGTGAAGTGTAACGGTATGGGTTATGTTGGTGTGTGATACAGTTGGTTCACTCTGTATTAGCAGCGGCCATGAAGCCAGCAGTGCCATCTGTAACTAGCAGCCCATGTGCTGTGAAGACCAGTGTGAAgaaagaagatggagggaggacgGAGGATAGTCGCCTTTCTTCTGACCAGTTGGTCCCAGACTATGGAGCAAGACTGGTAATTGGCCGATGTTCTTCCTGTGACAGACAACAccacatgtctctctctctggcttcttTTTTACCCTTCATCACCCGACATTTTCATGTAtcttttctttcattccctCTGTCTGGCCAGCAGGACGAGACCAGGAAGGTTTCTGATGGAAGACCACAGACACTGTCTCTGCCATCTGACAACTGTGAGTTAcagctcctcctcacctctttcaGCCTTTAtgcgtttttatttttaaaagctGCTGTGTAAATGTCATAATGTAGGCCTTATTGTATTCTAGCCTGAATCTGCTTCAGAGAGAACGGATTTATTATTGGACTGCTCTCTCATATTGGGAATGGCTtctaataaaacacacaaatgttaAGGGCATTAACAGGCGACAACTTATGTTTCAGAGACCCTCTTAGCTGTTACTTGACCTTTTACTAGTGGATGCCTTGAAGGCTGCTCAGATTTTTCGAATGCTTTACGAGCTTGTCCTGCTACCTTCCACACAGGTTGCTCATTACAGTGACAGCGTTtgggctgaaagctgcagttcatAACATTCTTAACATGTCTGCTGAAGATCATGATGGCTCGAAAAGTCGACATGTTGTGGTAATAAATTCTGCAAAAGGGAGCATTGCAGTGTACGGACTCTTTAGTAATTGCAGGTCTGTGTTATTTGCCCGGCACCTGCACTTTAGTCGGGATGTGCGTGCCTTTTTTCTACTTTGACTCATAACATTCTGCCCTCGCACAATAAGACTCTTAGTAGAGGTGGGAATCTTCAGGGTTCTTCTGATTAGATTCAATTTTGATCCTTAGGTCTACAATTTACAATGCATCACGATTTTCAGTTCAGTAAAGTGTGATTTTTATATTTCCACTAGATGACCGCATAATAAACATAGACCCACAAAACCATAAAGCTTTTGACTGAAcaatttcaataaataaataagcccAAAAtaggtgtgtgttgctgtggcGAAAGAAGGCAACGATGCACTTCACCCTTCCTGGCAGCGGTGACGCAGTGGGCTGAGGCCTtctaaaagtttacatttttattgaaataagtgctgcttggtggatcccATGTATGACAAATTTACTGATGGTTGTCAACGATTCAGAATATATTCTATGTGTTTGCCAGTAAGCAAGGCAACATAACATTTCCAGATTTTTGTATGGACTTTGACAAAAGTTCTCTCCAATACAAGGGATGAGAGAGTTCATAGTATTCCTAAAATACTTAACCTTCATGTGGCAGAGCTTGCATATTGTGTGACTCTTATCAAGTTTCTTCTTTCCTTGAACCTCATGAAAATCCGAAATGTGTTGACACATTTGCTTTTAATGCAGGAGTAGCCAATTGTagatttttattcttctgtCATGTGCTATCGAGATAGTTCCAACCAAGCAGCTAACACAGAATGACGGATGTAAACAacactgtactgtgctgtacctGTGCTGGGCCTGGATATGGTTTGGCACAGTTTGGCACAGGATTGGTTTTCCATTACAATTTTCAACATATGGGACCCTGTCCAGAATGCGTATGTGTAACTATAGTATCGGCAGAACCATAGCAACCAGTGTTAACATCCACAGTAGACATGGCAGACCCACTGGAGTCTTTCTTCGTATTTTGCCTGGGATTATGTCTTTCTTTTGAAATAATAGTGCATGAGAACACACCGGCCACACAAGCTATAGCAGCAACAGTTAGCGAACATAATATTGATCGGTCTTTTCAGAGGAATTAAGATTGTTCTACACTTTCTCCCATAATGTGATTAGCGCTTTTCCCATTTCTTTTCCcattgtttcagtgttttgttgttgttttccattgtttgtttatgttttgtctctttctcttctcttctcttctcttctcttctcttctcttctctgttgtttAGTTTGTTTACACCAGCTGGGTATTTAAAAATGGCAGGTGCAACAGACCGTTGACCCTGTGCGTTGCTAAAGCGTCACTTGCATGATGATGACAATCCTGCCAGCATCCTTTGAAAGCAGGCTGGTATCAGATACGTAAGGATGCTGTATGAGCACCCTAACCGTACTGAACTGTGAACAAAATCTAATagaaaaacatactgtaccGTGACAGTACAGTCACAGTACGGCACTCTAGTGCAGTGGAAAAATCATATCTGACTTCCATTCCATCACAACTCTGTTCTGTATTCCATCTAATGTTGAAGGGGATAAAGTTGCACAtttaaaaccacagaaaaaaagGATTATGTTTTAAGTAAGaagatttttttggggggggcaCATTGATGCAGAATTGCAAAAGGTAGAATCACAGTTCTCACACAAACCTTTCCCCCCCCCAATCCCTAGTTGTTTGCGCTGAGTCATATGAACTGAGCTCCCGTTCAGTTGTCCATATAATGTATAATACCCAAGGTGGTGTGCTTCAATTTATATGGATGACGCAGGGCCACAAGGCAGACACAGCCATGAGTAGCATCA encodes:
- the samd1a gene encoding sterile alpha motif domain containing 1a isoform X1, with product MSESKYREWILDTIDSLRSRKARPDLERICRMVRRRHGSEPDRTCAELEKLIQEQTVLKVNYKGSISYRNAAKVQRRSRKKDDVTTTARRSAVEEASHSDLSNGDSALGPVDQDEETEDLEADGSMAMDTDSNAEEEGADESRDGQDGPSPGRTYEDAAVQCAQDRAVSAPCSPSGSRPGPGPGLDCVPAQKASERPSSLPPSSPRALIHNDWAYDAAVCPAERQHPGMQRDKAAAMKPAVPSVTSSPCAVKTSVKKEDGGRTEDSRLSSDQLVPDYGARLQDETRKVSDGRPQTLSLPSDNCSTFKKKIDIASFTTAEESLLNGGKSDEVSVKKEKMSQNLLQWSVADVASYFSAAGFPEQAVAFRTQEIDGKSLLLMQRSDVLTGLSIRLGPALKIYERHVKVLQRTHFLEDEDL
- the samd1a gene encoding sterile alpha motif domain containing 1a isoform X2, which translates into the protein MSESKYREWILDTIDSLRSRKARPDLERICRMVRRRHGSEPDRTCAELEKLIQEQTVLKVNYKGSISYRNAAKVQRRSRKKDDVTTTARRSAVEEASHSDLSNGDSALGPVDQDEETEDLEADGSMAMDTDSNAEEEGADESRDGQDGPSPGRTYEDAAVQCAQDRAVSAPCSPSGSRPGPGPGLDCVPAQKASERPSSLPPSSPRALIHNDWAYDAAVCPAERQHPGMQRDKAAAMKPAVPSVTSSPCAVKTSVKKEDGGRTEDSRLSSDQLVPDYGARLDETRKVSDGRPQTLSLPSDNCSTFKKKIDIASFTTAEESLLNGGKSDEVSVKKEKMSQNLLQWSVADVASYFSAAGFPEQAVAFRTQEIDGKSLLLMQRSDVLTGLSIRLGPALKIYERHVKVLQRTHFLEDEDL